A stretch of Lathyrus oleraceus cultivar Zhongwan6 chromosome 6, CAAS_Psat_ZW6_1.0, whole genome shotgun sequence DNA encodes these proteins:
- the LOC127095164 gene encoding uncharacterized protein LOC127095164, which produces MAMRRHLLWGSCFSSYGDHASHHASSSSSSHRDEFHLPTHHSLHPFACTRFHLFRHQRYPPSIDDASEPVPPLATDVVEPVPPPYDEVVEDDESEPPHALRDRDSLKFINHMRKITGLSQSNKDWFQAALSLFGMKDLCMTGYITVNHRMLNAFVERWHIETSSFHILLGETSITPDDVSCLPHLLIRGKLLDHGRISKGEALYFMVDYLGVDPETALMNMERTRGAHARFEFLKMAALGDQSIPAHQEIPEEDHAQLDHVEDALSKCHRIVEIT; this is translated from the exons ATGGCCATGCGAAGACATCTCTTATGGGGCTCATGCTTCTCATCTTATGGGGATCATGCTTCTCATCATgcttcatcatcatcttcttcccATAGAGACGAGTTTCACCTACCGACGCATCACTCCCTCCATCCTTTTGCATGCACTAGGTTTCACCTATTCAGGCACCAAAGGTACCCACCTTCGATAGATGATGCTTCTGAGCCAGTGCCACCTCTGGCTACTGATGTTGTTGAGCCAGTGCCACCTCCGTATGATGAGGTTGTTGAGGATGATGAGTCAGAGCCACCTCATGCATTAAGA GACCGTGATTCGCTGAAATTTATTAACCACATGCGGAAGATTACTGGCTTATCTCAGTCGAATAAGGATTGGTTTCAGGCAGCTTTGTCCTTATTTGGGATGAAAGACTTGTGCATGACTGGTTATATTACAGTCAACCACCGGATGCTTAATGCATTTGTGGAGAGATGGCACATCGAAACCTCGTCATTTCATATCCTGCTTGGTGAGACGTCTATCACACCCGACGATGTGTCGTGTTTGCCGCATCTTCTAATCAGGGGGAAACTTCTAGATCATGGGAGGATTAGCAAAGGCGAGGCACTGTATTTTATGGTTGACTATTTGGGAGTTGACCCAGAGACTGCATTGATGAATATGGAGAGAACTAGAGGGGCTCATGCTAGGTTTGAATTCCTAAAAATG GCTGCTCTAGGAGATCAATCGATACCAGCTCATCAGGAGATACCAGAGGAGGATCATGCACAATTAGATCATGTTGAGGATGCCTTGTCTAAATGTCATCGCATAGTGGAGATTACATAG